The following are encoded together in the Peromyscus leucopus breed LL Stock chromosome 1, UCI_PerLeu_2.1, whole genome shotgun sequence genome:
- the LOC114687721 gene encoding vomeronasal type-2 receptor 116-like, whose product MFYLKLFFLVVRLSFLFCSLMDPRCFLRFKDPHTWDEDKDTDCIFSIYTKHGHIKNEYLTRNLDKKLTYKNIHLILSLYFALESINKDPHILPNISLLVKVECNLLDDWRMNSLSTKLGEFLPNYYCINQRRYLITLTGPIWLSSAMLGPLLYITNKPELYYGPFHPLLSNHEQFPHLYQMAPKDTSLPLSMVSLVVYFRWNWVGAIISDDDLGLEFLSELRREMQRNSVCLAFVHIIMGDKILFQKNTNIYYNEITTSSAKVVIIYGDKDSHLQLNLRLYRLSNLKRIWVTTLQWDMITHNGRLLLDSFYGTFTFLLHFSELPGLKNFIETADPSKYSNKISLAKFWWIYFNCSLTSFNSMNLKNCSIEKRMQWLFQQHFEMSVSGTGYVLYNTVYSVAHALHEMLLQEVDTLSMYSGEKLEFDSWQMVHFLKNIQFKNPVGDQVNMNQKENQYVEYDIHYSTEFLPNLGLKVKIGKFSKHLLHGQQLYMSEEMIKWNIDFSQIPSSICSVPCSPGFRKSPQQGKAVCCFDCIPCPENEISNMSDMDQCVKCLGDQYANPEGNHCLKKVVAFLGYEDLLGMSLACLALCFSLLTAFVLGVFLKHKDTPTVKANNRALSYVLLISLIFCFLCSLLFIGQPNMATCFMQQTIFAVVFTVAASTVLAKTITVVLAFKVTTPSRRMRWLLVSGGSNFIIPICTVIQLILCGIWLGTSPPFVDVDIQVEKEHILIVCNKGSIIAFYCVLGYLGSIAMGSFTVAFLARDLPDTFNEAKYLTFSMLVFCSVWITFLPVYHSTKGKAMVAVEVFCILASSAGLLLCIFAPKCFIILLRPERNTFQKFGNVHFKIENTH is encoded by the exons GTTGACATATAAAAATATCCACTTGattttgtctctttattttgcTCTTGAAAGTATCAACAAAGACCCTCACATTTTACCCAACATTTCTCTGCTAGTTAAAGTTGAATGTAACCTCCTGGATGATTGGAGAATGAATAGTTTATCCACAAAATTAGGTGAATTTCTTCCTAACTACTACTGTATAAATCAGAGAAGATATTTAATCACACTTACAGGTCCAATTTGGTTATCATCTGCTATGCTTGGGCCACTCCTGTACATCACAAATAAACCAGAG CTTTACTATGGACCATTTCATCCTCTCCTGAGCAACCATGAACAGTTTCCACATCTCTACCAGATGGCACCTAAGGACACATCTCTGCCTTTGTCCATGGTGTCTTTGGTTGTGTATTTCAGATGGAACTGGGTTGGAGCAATCATTTCAGATGATGACCTAGGACTTGAATTTCTCTCAGAATTAAGAAGAGAGATGCAAAGAAACAGTGTGTGCTTAGCCTTTGTGCATATTATCATGGGAGATAAAATATTAttccagaaaaatacaaatatctaTTATAATGAGATCACAACATCATCAGCCAAAGTTGTTATCATTTATGGAGACAAAGACTCTCATCTGCAACTTAACCTTAGACTCTACAGATTATCAAACCTTAAGAGGATCTGGGTCACTACTTTACAGTGGGATATGATAACACATAATGGCAGATTACTTCTTGATTCATTCTATGGGACATTTACTTTTTTACTTCACTTTTCTGAATTACCtggtttaaaaaattttattgagACAGCAGATCCTTCcaaatatagtaataaaatttCCCTTGCCAAATTTTGgtggatttattttaattgttctctgacttcatttAATTCTATGAACCTTAAGAATTGCTCAATAGAAAAACGAATGCAGTGGTTATTCCAGCAACATTTTGAAATGTCTGTGAGTGGTACAGGTTATGTCCTATACAATACTGTGTATTCTGTGGCCCATGCACTCCATGAGATGCTGCTACAAGAAGTAGATACATTGTCAATGTATTCTGGGGAAAAACTGGAGTTTGACTCTTGGCAG aTGGTCCATTTCCTCAagaacatacaatttaaaaacccTGTTGGAGACCAAGTGAAcatgaatcagaaagaaaatcagtatGTGGAGTATGACATTCACTACAGCACTGAGTTTTTGCCTAATCTTGGACTTAAGGTGAAAATAGGAAAGTTTTCCAAACATTTGCTACATGGTCAACAACTGTATATGTCTGAAGAGATGATAAAGTGGAACATAGACTTTAGTCAG aTTCCATCCTCAATATGCAGTGTGCCTTGCAGTCCAGGATTTAGAAAATCccctcagcagggaaaggctgtCTGCTGTTTTGATTGCATCCCTTGCCCAGAGAATGAGATTTCCAATATGTCAG ACATGGATCAGTGTGTGAAGTGCCTTGGTGATCAGTATGCCAACCCTGAAGGaaatcactgtctcaaaaaagtggtGGCATTCCTGGGTTATGAAGACCTCTTGGGAATGTCTCTAGCctgcttggctctgtgtttttctcttctcaCAGCTTTTGTACTGGGTGTCTTTTTGAAACACAAGGACACTCCCACAGTCAAGGCCAACAACCGAGCTCTGAGTTATGTTCTACTCATCTCCCtcatcttttgctttctctgctcCTTGCTCTTCATCGGCCAACCCAATATGGCCACATGCTTCATGCAGCAGACCATATTTGCTGTGGTGTTCACTGTGGCTGCTTCTACTGTCTTGGCCAAGACAATTACAGTAGTACTGGCCTTCAAGGTTACTACTCCAAGTAGAAGGATGAGGTGGCTGCTGGTGTCAGGGGGATCTAACTTCATCATTCCAATTTGCACTGTGATTCAACTGATTCTGTGTGGGATCTGGCTGGGAACTTCCCCACCATTTGTTGATGTTGACATACAAGTTGAAAAAGAACACATTTTGATTGTCTGTAACAAAGGGTCAATTATTGCCTTCTATTGTGTTCTGGGATACTTGGGCTCCATTGCCATGGGAAGTTTCACTGTAGCTTTCTTggccagagatctgcctgacacattcaatgaagctAAGTACCTGACATTCAGTATGCTGGTTTTCTGTAGTGTTTGGATCACCTTCCTCCCTGTATACCATAGCACCAAGGGCAAGGCTATGGTGGCAGTAGAGGTGTTCTGTATCTTGGCCTCCAGTGCAGGGCTGCTTCTTTGCATCTTTGCTCCAAAGTGCTTCATTATTTTGTTAAGACCTGAGAGAAATACTTTTCAGAAGTTTggaaatgtgcattttaaaattgaaaatactcATTAA